In Chryseobacterium lactis, a single genomic region encodes these proteins:
- a CDS encoding SusD/RagB family nutrient-binding outer membrane lipoprotein, whose amino-acid sequence MKNIIKISLVSVCIVLGVSSCQSDLTSLNNDPKHPSVLASENLLATALYQSSSYMDSPSVNLNNYRFFTQQWAEVQYPDETQYNLVTRNQPRNHFNGMYVYTLNNIKQAKANLRQEANSNDVKANKLATLEIEEIFVWENIVNTYGDVPYSDALKADEIFSPKYDDAKAIYVDLIKRIDNVILTVKPAFSGYSVGDLVYYGNMSKWIKFANSIKLRLGINLADVDSVLSKATVESAVAGGIISSDDDAYKFKYDGNTFINPVFDNLVASNRDDFVPSEIVINTMNNLSDPRMEMWFTKVGGIYKGGIFGELNTYANFSKLNSYFRSSTTPSNLLSYAEVAFIRAEAAARGYSVGGTAVDLYTAAVTESMRENGVSAANTATYLASNPYNVTNWKQSIGVQAWIAMFNKGFASWNFTRRLDYPILVNPPKSNLSSVPYRMPYSDQEYVLNGANVKAAGNKIGGDKATTKLFWDKN is encoded by the coding sequence ATGAAAAATATTATAAAAATCAGTTTGGTATCTGTATGTATTGTATTAGGGGTAAGTTCGTGCCAAAGTGACTTAACTTCTCTCAATAACGATCCTAAACATCCATCCGTTCTTGCGTCTGAAAATTTGCTGGCTACAGCTTTATACCAGTCTTCATCCTATATGGATAGCCCCAGCGTAAATCTTAACAATTATAGATTTTTTACACAGCAATGGGCAGAAGTTCAATATCCGGATGAGACTCAATATAATCTAGTCACCCGCAATCAACCACGCAATCATTTTAATGGAATGTATGTTTATACTTTAAACAATATAAAACAAGCAAAGGCAAATTTACGACAGGAAGCTAATTCTAATGATGTTAAAGCTAATAAATTGGCAACTTTAGAAATCGAAGAGATTTTTGTGTGGGAAAATATAGTAAATACTTATGGAGATGTTCCTTACTCTGATGCATTGAAAGCGGACGAAATTTTTTCGCCTAAATATGATGACGCAAAAGCAATTTATGTTGATTTGATTAAGAGAATTGATAATGTAATTTTAACAGTAAAACCGGCATTTTCAGGATACAGTGTTGGGGATTTGGTATATTATGGAAATATGTCAAAATGGATAAAATTTGCTAATTCCATTAAATTAAGATTGGGGATAAATTTGGCTGATGTTGATTCGGTATTATCAAAAGCTACTGTAGAATCAGCTGTTGCTGGAGGAATTATCTCTTCTGATGACGATGCTTATAAATTTAAATATGATGGAAACACATTTATCAATCCGGTATTTGATAACCTAGTAGCTTCAAACAGAGATGATTTTGTTCCTAGTGAAATTGTGATTAATACCATGAATAATTTATCTGATCCTAGAATGGAAATGTGGTTTACTAAAGTTGGAGGAATTTATAAAGGAGGAATTTTCGGAGAGCTGAATACATACGCTAATTTTTCAAAATTAAATTCTTATTTCAGATCATCTACCACTCCATCTAATTTATTAAGTTACGCAGAAGTTGCTTTCATTAGGGCTGAAGCGGCTGCAAGAGGATATTCAGTAGGAGGTACAGCTGTAGATCTTTACACTGCGGCAGTGACAGAATCTATGAGAGAAAATGGAGTGAGTGCGGCAAATACTGCGACGTATTTGGCTTCAAATCCTTATAATGTAACAAACTGGAAACAATCTATCGGAGTGCAAGCTTGGATAGCTATGTTCAACAAGGGATTTGCAAGCTGGAATTTTACACGACGTCTGGATTATCCGATTCTTGTGAATCCTCCGAAATCTAATTTGTCTTCAGTTCCTTACAGAATGCCCTATTCTGATCAGGAATATGTGTTGAATGGAGCTAATGTTAAAGCTGCAGGAAATAAAATTGGTGGCGACAAAGCAACCACAAAACTTTTCTGGGATAAAAACTAA